One Solea senegalensis isolate Sse05_10M unplaced genomic scaffold, IFAPA_SoseM_1 scf7180000013663, whole genome shotgun sequence genomic window carries:
- the LOC122760464 gene encoding FERM, ARHGEF and pleckstrin domain-containing protein 2-like has translation MGPAALRNNSVGETYCFYIPSPKILCVVTDLTPNLFLFSCFCTEALKEVAEIATQLQSSLIRLENFQKLTELQRDLIGIENLTAPGREFIREGCLYKLTKKGLQQRMFFLFSDMLLYTSKGVTATNQFKVHGQLPLHGMILIVLDAPVEESENEWSVPHCFTIYSAQRTIVVAASSKVEMGKWIEDLNLAIDAAKNEKSSIFLDVGDHSNRSSDEVSLEQESEDDMNSSRTSLDKQTHHRANTTMHVCWHRNTSVSMSDHSLAVENQLSGYLLRKFKNSNGWQKLWVVFTNFCLFFYKTHQDDFPLASLPLLGYTVSTPEDSDSIHKDYVFKLQFKSHVYFFRAESEYTFERWMEVIKSAASTTGRIILLIPKEGGGLVEMNGK, from the exons ATGGGACCCGCTGCCCTCAg GAACAACTCTGTGGGCGAAACCTATTGTTTTTACATTCCCTCTCCTAAAATACTATGTGTCGTAACTGATTTGACCCctaacctttttcttttctcctgtttttgcACAGAGGCTCTGAAGGAAGTCGCTGAGATAGCCACTCAGCTCCAGAGCAGCCTGATCCGACTGGAGAACTTCCAGAAGctgacagagctgcagagagaccTGATCGGCATAGAGAACCTGACGGCACCAGGCAGA GAGTTCATACGAGAGGGATGTCTGTACAAGCTGACTAAGAAGGGGCTGCAGCAGAGGATGTTTTTCCTG TTCTCTGACATGCTCCTCTACACCAGTAAAGGTGTCACAGCAACCAATCAGTTCAAAGTGCACGGACAGCTGCCTCTTCACGGCATGATC CTCATTGTGCTGGACGCACCG GTTGAGGAGAGTGAGAACGAGTGGTCTGTCCCTCACTGCTTCACCATCTACTCCGCTCAGAGAACCATCGTCGTGGCTGCCAG CTCTAAAGTGGAGATGGGGAAGTGGATCGAGGATCTGAATCTGGCTATCGACGCGGCCAAGAACGAAAAGTCCAGCATCTTCCTGGACGTCGGCGATCACTCCAATC gcTCGTCTGATGAGGTTTCTCTGGAGCAGGAGTCGGAGGACGACATGAACTCGTCCAGGACGTCACTGGACAAGCAGACGCACCATCGTGCAAACACGACCATGCACGTGTGCTGGCACCGCAACACCAGTGTTTCTATGTCTGATCACAGCCTGGCTGTGGAG AACCAGCTCTCTGGTTACCTGCTGAGGAAGTTCAAGAACAGTAACGGCTGGCAGAAACTCTGGGTCGTGTTCACCAACTTCTGCCTGTTCTTCTACAAGACTCATCAG GACGACTTCCCACTGGCAAGTCTCCCTCTGCTGGGCTACACAGTCAGCACCCCCGAGGACTCCGACAGCATCCACAAGGACTACGTCTTCAAACTGCAGTTCAAGTCCCACGTCTACTTCTTCCGGGCAGAGAGCGAGTACACCTTTGAAAG atGGATGGAGGTGATCAAGAGTGCAGCCAGCACCACGGGCCGGATTATCCTGCTCATACCTAAAGAAGGAGGAGGTCTCGTGGAGATGAACGGAAAATGA
- the boka gene encoding bcl-2-related ovarian killer protein homolog A has protein sequence MEMLRRSSVFAAEVFDRSPTDKELVSQAKALCRDYIHSRLNRAGIGWSNPEHGLCASGGTLGEISSVLLWLGDELEYLRPNVYRNVARQLNITVASEGVVSDAFLAVAADIFSTGITWGKVVSLYAVAAALAVDCVRHGHPAMVHTIVDCMGEFVRKSLTSWLKRRGGWVDVTKCVVNTDPSFHSHWLVTAACAFGHYVKAIVLYLLRER, from the exons ATGGAGATGTTGCGCCGCTCCTCTGTGTTTGCCGCTGAAGTCTTCGACCGCTCGCCCACCGACAAGGAGCTGGTGTCCCAGGCCAAAGCTCTGTGCAGGGACTACATCCATTCCAGGCTGAACCGTGCCGGGATAGGCTGGTCCAACCCGGAGCACGGGCTGTGTGCGTCAGGGGGGACATTAGGGGAGATATCGTCGGTTCTGCTGTGGCTGG GTGACGAGTTGGAGTACCTTCGACCCAATGTTTACCGCAACGTAGCGCGACAGTTGAACATCACCGTGGCGTCAGAGGGTGTGGTGTCTGACGCCTTCCTGGCTGTGGCTGCAGACATTTTCTCCACAG GTATAACGTGGGGAAAGGTGGTGTCTCTGTACGCCGTGGCCGCGGCCTTGGCCGTGGACTGTGTCCGTCACGGTCACCCAGCCATGGTCCACACCATCGTCGACTGCATGGGCGAGTTTGTCCGCAAGAGTCTCACCTCCTGGTTAAAAAGAAGAGGTGGCTGG GTGGACGTCACAAAGTGCGTGGTCAACACTGACCCCAGCTTCCACTCACACTGGCTGGTGACCGCTGCCTGTGCTTTTGGACACTATGTGAAGGCCATCGTGTTGTACCTGCTGAGAGAGAGGTGA